A single genomic interval of Aegicerativicinus sediminis harbors:
- a CDS encoding FtsL-like putative cell division protein codes for MKQSIYSILKGKFLISNDSFKNWRTILFISALAVVMIASSHSADKKVHEIARLNNEVKELRSAFMDGRSKLMRLKMESSIVKKMAEKGIVNSVEPPKKIQVKAQD; via the coding sequence ATGAAACAAAGCATCTATAGCATACTCAAGGGTAAATTTTTAATAAGTAATGATTCATTTAAAAACTGGAGAACCATTCTGTTTATATCTGCCTTGGCTGTGGTGATGATTGCAAGTTCTCATAGTGCCGATAAAAAAGTTCATGAGATAGCGCGGTTGAATAATGAAGTAAAAGAATTGCGATCAGCATTTATGGACGGACGCTCCAAATTAATGCGTTTAAAAATGGAGTCATCCATTGTAAAAAAAATGGCGGAAAAAGGAATTGTTAACTCTGTTGAACCACCAAAAAAAATTCAAGTTAAAGCACAGGACTAG
- a CDS encoding penicillin-binding protein: MAVTEKRILNRMYFVATCLFLFVVAVVVKLCAIQFVDGEKYRELAENRTIKKVTIPANRGNVYAADGSLLAMSIPKYDIRFDALTPTAKNFETNLSALSDSLSSFFGKPKSYYQNVLRKARANKNRYFLIARNLGYSDYSRVRNFPLLNQGAFKGGLIVEQSVKREHPMGGIAQRTIGYERVDEEGNVTRAGMDGAFGVQYLRGTDGKRLKQKIGNGQWKPIADYNEIEPKNGFDVYTTLDVNIQDIAHHSLLEQLEKFNADHGCVVVMEVETGEIRAMANLGRNSEGYYYERRNYAIWESHEPGSTFKLMALTAALEDKVVDTSDVVDTKKGVLTFYGKNVRDSHHGGYGKISLAKAFEVSSNTGIVAAIDKHYSKNPQKFVDRLHEMSLDQKLDLPIIGEGDPIIPQPGDKSRWSGIALQWMAYGYGVSFTPLQTLTFYNAIANDGEMVRPQFLREVREFDETIVPFHKEVINPKVCSDETLKKVQDLLKNVVEKKHGTGHKLYSPSFSMAGKTGTCQKDYANKDNYNYISSFAGYFPAENPKYSCIVVIHEPDKSVGYYGADVSGPVFKKIAQKIYTDTPISDEVPSLEVNDSIVEKNFDTYYALSRKQRTSMPNVVGLPMMDAVSLLENLGLKVKTDGVGTVKRQSIPNGEKISTNEEVILSI; this comes from the coding sequence ATGGCTGTAACAGAAAAGCGCATATTAAATAGAATGTATTTTGTGGCTACTTGTCTCTTCCTTTTTGTGGTGGCAGTAGTTGTGAAATTGTGTGCGATTCAGTTCGTGGATGGTGAAAAGTATAGAGAGTTAGCGGAAAACCGTACTATTAAAAAAGTAACCATACCTGCTAACAGGGGTAATGTATATGCTGCAGATGGAAGTCTTTTGGCAATGTCTATTCCGAAGTACGATATACGATTTGATGCTCTTACCCCAACAGCTAAAAATTTCGAGACAAATCTTTCTGCTCTAAGTGACTCTCTTTCATCCTTTTTTGGAAAACCAAAAAGCTATTACCAAAATGTTTTAAGAAAAGCTCGTGCAAATAAGAATAGGTATTTTTTAATCGCTAGAAATCTTGGGTATTCAGATTACAGCAGGGTAAGAAATTTTCCGCTTCTCAATCAAGGTGCATTTAAGGGAGGTTTAATCGTCGAGCAATCTGTAAAACGTGAGCATCCTATGGGAGGTATTGCTCAAAGAACCATAGGGTATGAACGAGTGGATGAGGAAGGTAATGTAACTCGTGCAGGTATGGATGGTGCTTTTGGAGTGCAATATTTACGCGGGACAGATGGAAAGCGTTTAAAACAAAAAATAGGCAATGGGCAATGGAAGCCAATAGCCGATTATAATGAGATTGAGCCAAAAAATGGATTTGATGTATACACCACTTTAGATGTAAACATACAAGATATTGCCCATCATTCCCTTTTAGAACAGTTAGAAAAATTTAATGCTGACCATGGTTGTGTGGTCGTCATGGAAGTTGAAACTGGTGAGATTAGGGCTATGGCCAACTTGGGTAGGAATTCTGAGGGCTACTATTACGAGCGCAGAAATTATGCAATTTGGGAATCTCATGAGCCAGGTTCAACATTCAAACTGATGGCGCTAACTGCTGCACTCGAGGATAAGGTTGTTGATACTAGCGATGTGGTTGATACTAAAAAAGGTGTACTTACATTTTATGGCAAGAATGTGCGAGATAGCCATCATGGCGGTTATGGAAAGATTTCTCTGGCGAAGGCATTTGAGGTTTCTTCAAATACAGGTATAGTAGCGGCAATTGATAAGCACTATTCTAAAAACCCACAAAAATTTGTAGATAGACTTCATGAAATGAGTCTTGATCAAAAATTAGACTTGCCAATTATAGGTGAAGGAGATCCTATTATTCCACAGCCGGGAGATAAAAGTCGTTGGAGTGGTATAGCCTTACAATGGATGGCATATGGTTATGGTGTTTCATTTACCCCCTTACAAACACTTACGTTTTACAATGCAATTGCTAATGATGGTGAAATGGTTAGACCACAATTTTTACGGGAAGTCAGGGAGTTTGATGAAACCATTGTTCCATTTCATAAAGAAGTAATCAATCCTAAAGTATGTTCTGATGAAACCTTGAAAAAAGTACAGGATCTACTTAAAAATGTGGTTGAGAAAAAGCATGGTACGGGGCATAAATTATATTCGCCAAGCTTTTCGATGGCAGGTAAAACGGGTACTTGCCAAAAGGATTACGCTAACAAAGACAACTACAATTATATCTCTTCATTTGCAGGATATTTCCCTGCAGAAAACCCAAAATATTCCTGCATTGTGGTTATTCACGAGCCTGACAAGTCGGTGGGTTATTATGGTGCAGATGTGTCTGGACCAGTGTTCAAAAAGATTGCTCAGAAAATTTATACAGATACACCCATATCTGATGAGGTTCCTTCATTAGAAGTTAATGACAGTATAGTTGAAAAGAATTTCGACACTTATTATGCCTTGTCTAGAAAGCAGCGAACATCAATGCCGAATGTTGTTGGGTTGCCCATGATGGATGCAGTTTCCCTTTTGGAAAACCTTGGTTTGAAAGTGAAAACCGATGGTGTTGGTACTGTAAAAAGACAATCGATTCCTAATGGTGAGAAAATTTCCACAAATGAAGAAGTGATTTTAAGTATATGA
- a CDS encoding UDP-N-acetylmuramoyl-L-alanyl-D-glutamate--2,6-diaminopimelate ligase — MTKVLKDILYKCSLNKVVGNTSIDINEIVFDSRKVNGGDVFVAIRGVETDGHKYIGKAIDSGAVAIICEEIPDQINDSVTYVEVENTASALAYMASNFFDQPSENLKLVGVTGTNGKTTIATLLFKLFKKAGYKVGLLSTVVVKIDDADYPATHTTPDSLKINSYLKMMNEEGVEYCFMEVSSHGIAQNRTAGLVFAGGIFTNLTHDHLDYHNSFAEYRDVKKSFFDNLSKSAFALTNNDDKNGPVMLQNTKAKIFTYALKSMATYHGQILENEFAGLLMKINGTEVWTRLIGSFNAYNILAVYGAADLLGLDNQEILKYISELESVAGRFQYLVSEEKITAIVDYAHTPDALKNVLETINGIRTKNEELITIVGCGGNRDKTKRPKMGHIATALSTKAIFTSDNPRNEVAETIIEEMEAGVEPQDYKKLLTITDRRQAIKTACQMARPGDIILVAGKGHETYQEIKGERFDFDDFKIVKEYLKQLQK, encoded by the coding sequence ATGACGAAAGTGCTTAAGGACATATTATATAAATGTAGTCTCAATAAGGTTGTGGGTAATACCAGTATAGACATTAATGAAATTGTTTTTGATTCGAGAAAAGTTAATGGTGGGGATGTATTTGTTGCTATAAGAGGTGTGGAGACTGATGGTCATAAGTATATAGGCAAGGCTATAGACAGTGGAGCAGTAGCAATTATATGTGAGGAAATTCCAGATCAAATTAATGACTCTGTTACCTATGTTGAGGTTGAGAATACCGCTTCTGCATTGGCCTATATGGCTTCAAACTTTTTTGATCAACCATCCGAAAATTTAAAATTGGTAGGTGTTACTGGTACTAATGGTAAAACCACGATTGCTACGCTGCTATTCAAATTATTTAAAAAAGCTGGTTACAAAGTTGGATTGCTGTCTACCGTAGTTGTTAAAATCGATGATGCTGATTATCCGGCGACACACACGACTCCTGATTCTCTTAAAATAAATTCTTATTTAAAAATGATGAATGAGGAAGGGGTAGAATATTGCTTTATGGAGGTGAGCAGTCATGGAATTGCACAAAACAGAACAGCAGGGCTTGTATTTGCGGGAGGCATATTTACCAATTTAACACATGATCATCTAGATTATCACAATTCCTTCGCAGAGTATCGAGATGTAAAGAAATCCTTCTTCGACAATTTGTCAAAATCCGCTTTTGCATTAACTAATAATGATGATAAAAATGGTCCTGTTATGCTTCAAAATACAAAGGCAAAGATTTTCACTTATGCTTTGAAGTCGATGGCTACTTACCATGGTCAGATTTTAGAAAATGAGTTTGCCGGTTTGTTGATGAAAATCAATGGAACTGAAGTTTGGACACGCTTGATAGGGTCGTTTAACGCATACAATATTTTGGCGGTTTATGGGGCGGCCGATTTGCTAGGTCTAGACAATCAAGAAATCTTGAAATATATAAGTGAATTGGAAAGTGTAGCAGGAAGATTTCAGTATTTGGTTAGCGAGGAAAAGATCACTGCCATTGTGGATTATGCCCATACGCCAGATGCTTTGAAGAATGTATTGGAAACTATTAATGGTATCCGAACGAAAAATGAAGAACTAATTACAATTGTGGGCTGCGGCGGAAATAGGGATAAAACAAAACGCCCAAAGATGGGTCACATTGCCACAGCATTAAGTACCAAAGCCATATTTACATCGGATAATCCTAGAAATGAGGTTGCTGAAACAATTATTGAGGAAATGGAAGCCGGTGTGGAACCTCAAGATTATAAAAAACTTTTAACCATAACAGACAGGAGGCAGGCTATAAAAACTGCTTGCCAAATGGCAAGGCCGGGGGATATCATTCTTGTGGCTGGTAAAGGTCATGAAACCTATCAAGAAATTAAAGGTGAACGGTTTGATTTTGATGATTTCAAAATAGTGAAAGAATATTTAAAACAATTGCAGAAATAA
- the mraY gene encoding phospho-N-acetylmuramoyl-pentapeptide-transferase: MLYYLFEFLDTEYQLPGAGVFQYITFRASTAVLLSLLISTIFGKKIINILKRQQVGETVRDLGLQGQVEKAGTPTMGGLIIIISTLIPVLLFAKLDNIYVIMLLITTIWMGFIGFIDDYIKVFKKDKKGLSGKFKVLGQVTLGLFIGAVVYFHPNVTVKQKLEASQGMVETDDSNEPTIDYTPEIKSLTTTIPFVKNNEFDYQSLVNWMGDGVANYAWLIFIPIVIFIITAVSNGANLTDGIDGLAAGTSTIIVLALAIFAWVSGNIIFSNYLNIMFIPRLGEVVIFIAAFIGGLIGFLWYNTYPAQVFMGDTGSLTIGGIIAVLAIVVRKELLIPLLCGIFFAESLSVVLQVSWFKYTRKKYGEGRRIFLMSPLHHHYQKLGYHESKIVTRFWIVGIFLAILTIITLKLR, from the coding sequence ATGTTGTACTACCTATTTGAGTTTTTAGATACGGAGTACCAGTTACCTGGGGCTGGTGTTTTTCAATATATCACCTTTAGGGCATCTACTGCGGTATTATTATCTCTCCTGATTTCTACCATTTTCGGAAAAAAGATTATAAATATTTTAAAACGCCAACAAGTCGGTGAGACCGTTAGAGATCTTGGTTTACAAGGACAAGTTGAAAAGGCCGGAACGCCAACCATGGGAGGTTTAATTATTATCATTTCTACTTTAATTCCGGTACTCTTATTTGCAAAGTTGGATAATATCTATGTGATAATGTTGCTAATAACCACCATTTGGATGGGTTTTATTGGCTTTATCGATGATTATATCAAGGTGTTCAAAAAGGATAAAAAAGGGCTAAGTGGGAAATTTAAGGTTCTAGGACAAGTCACCCTTGGACTTTTTATAGGTGCGGTTGTTTATTTCCATCCGAACGTTACTGTCAAACAAAAATTGGAAGCTTCCCAAGGAATGGTAGAGACTGATGATTCTAATGAACCTACAATAGATTATACCCCTGAAATAAAATCTCTAACGACTACAATACCTTTCGTAAAAAACAACGAATTCGATTATCAGAGTTTGGTTAATTGGATGGGAGATGGTGTGGCTAATTATGCTTGGCTAATTTTTATCCCTATTGTAATTTTTATTATTACGGCAGTATCAAATGGAGCCAACCTTACAGATGGAATTGATGGACTAGCGGCTGGAACTTCAACTATTATAGTTTTAGCCTTGGCCATTTTTGCTTGGGTATCCGGCAATATCATTTTCTCTAATTATTTAAATATAATGTTTATCCCACGCTTGGGTGAGGTGGTAATATTTATTGCTGCTTTTATTGGGGGTCTTATTGGGTTCCTTTGGTATAACACCTATCCAGCCCAAGTGTTTATGGGTGATACGGGTAGTCTTACCATAGGTGGAATAATTGCAGTATTGGCTATAGTGGTTCGTAAGGAATTATTGATTCCCTTATTGTGTGGAATTTTCTTCGCTGAGTCTTTGTCGGTGGTGTTGCAGGTAAGTTGGTTCAAATATACACGTAAGAAATATGGTGAAGGTAGAAGAATATTCCTGATGTCGCCATTGCACCACCATTACCAAAAATTAGGATATCACGAAAGCAAGATAGTAACAAGGTTTTGGATCGTAGGGATCTTTTTGGCAATCCTTACAATCATAACCCTGAAGTTAAGATAG
- the murD gene encoding UDP-N-acetylmuramoyl-L-alanine--D-glutamate ligase — translation MSGAERLVVLGGGESGIGAAILGKKVGFEVLVSDAGSIKQEYKDVLLNHRIEFEEKQHSMYRILKADLVVKSPGIPEKVAVIKALRKQIIPIISEIEFASNFTDAKLIAITGSNGKTTTTSLTHHLLKDTLDAGLAGNIGDSFAEQVAKESHNYYVLEISSFQLDDIMDFRPHIAVITNITPDHLDRYNYRFEDYVEAKFKVTMNQTKDDYLIYDGDDPVIDQWLSKNKIKAMKVPFSLEREFENGTYFKDNEIIITIDNNKITMPTTNLTLQGKHNLKNTMAATTVAHLLKIRKQTIRESLENFQGVEHRLEHVLKINKVQYINDSKATNVNATYYALESMDAPTVWIVGGEDKGNNYEELFPFVNEKVKAIICLGIDNEKLVDNFAGMVDIMVETQSMSEAVKIAYKIAEAGENVLLSPACASFDLFENYEDRGRQFKAAVRQL, via the coding sequence ATGAGTGGAGCAGAAAGGCTTGTTGTGCTAGGTGGAGGAGAAAGTGGGATAGGGGCCGCAATTCTTGGAAAGAAAGTGGGATTTGAGGTGCTGGTTTCCGATGCAGGTAGCATTAAGCAGGAATATAAGGACGTTCTTTTAAATCATAGGATAGAATTTGAGGAGAAGCAGCATTCCATGTATCGTATCCTTAAAGCCGATTTGGTGGTTAAAAGCCCAGGCATACCTGAAAAGGTAGCTGTAATAAAAGCTCTACGGAAGCAAATCATTCCAATTATTTCGGAAATAGAATTTGCTTCAAATTTTACAGATGCAAAATTGATTGCAATAACTGGTAGTAACGGTAAAACTACTACAACAAGTTTAACCCATCATCTTTTGAAGGACACGCTAGATGCTGGTTTAGCTGGAAATATTGGAGATAGTTTTGCTGAGCAGGTGGCCAAAGAAAGTCATAACTATTATGTGTTGGAAATAAGCAGTTTTCAATTGGATGATATAATGGATTTTCGGCCGCACATCGCAGTAATAACCAATATAACACCAGATCATTTAGATCGGTACAACTATAGGTTTGAAGATTATGTGGAAGCAAAATTCAAGGTAACAATGAATCAAACCAAAGACGATTACCTGATTTATGATGGGGATGACCCTGTTATTGATCAATGGCTTTCAAAAAATAAAATTAAGGCTATGAAGGTGCCTTTTTCATTGGAAAGGGAATTTGAAAACGGGACCTACTTTAAAGACAATGAGATAATAATAACAATTGATAACAATAAAATAACTATGCCTACAACTAATTTAACCTTGCAAGGTAAACACAATCTTAAAAACACAATGGCGGCTACCACCGTAGCCCATTTGTTAAAAATCAGAAAACAAACTATTCGGGAAAGTCTAGAAAACTTTCAAGGTGTGGAGCATCGCCTGGAGCATGTATTGAAAATTAATAAGGTTCAGTACATCAACGACTCTAAAGCCACCAACGTGAATGCTACTTACTATGCTTTGGAAAGTATGGACGCTCCTACGGTTTGGATTGTTGGAGGTGAGGACAAAGGAAATAATTATGAAGAACTTTTTCCGTTTGTAAACGAAAAGGTTAAGGCGATTATATGTTTAGGAATTGATAATGAAAAGCTTGTGGATAATTTCGCTGGCATGGTTGATATAATGGTTGAAACACAGTCAATGAGCGAAGCAGTGAAAATTGCTTATAAGATAGCCGAAGCGGGAGAAAATGTTTTGTTGTCGCCGGCTTGTGCAAGTTTCGATCTCTTTGAAAATTACGAAGATCGAGGTAGACAATTCAAGGCAGCGGTTAGACAGTTATAA
- a CDS encoding FtsW/RodA/SpoVE family cell cycle protein yields the protein MTELFKNIKGDRLMWAIVALLAIFSFLPVYSAASNLAYTLGTGNTFSYFLKHFMHLSLGFAIIYGVHRIPYRYFRGLSMVMIPIVIILLSITLLQGVTIDGANASRWIQIPVVGMSFQTSTLAFVVLMVYVARYLSKVQDREVTFKESILPLWLPVFLVLILILPANFSTTAIMFFMVMTLCFLGGYPIKYLLLILLSGIIAFALFILVAKSFPEVMPNRIDTWMSRIDNFANGEDTEADYQIERAKIAIASGGIQGMGPGKSIQKNFLPQSASDFIFAIIIEEYGLIGGTFLLVLYSWLLFRIIIIAQKADTVFGKLLVLGVGLPIVFQALINMAVAVELFPVTGQTLPLISSGGTSIWMTCLAIGIILSVSAKREEMLEREDFENSPLKILSETI from the coding sequence ATGACAGAGCTTTTTAAAAATATAAAAGGAGATCGATTAATGTGGGCTATAGTGGCATTGCTTGCAATTTTCTCATTTTTGCCAGTCTACAGTGCAGCTAGTAATTTAGCGTATACCCTTGGAACTGGTAACACCTTTTCATATTTTTTGAAGCATTTCATGCATTTGTCTTTGGGGTTTGCCATTATTTATGGAGTTCATCGCATTCCTTACAGATATTTTAGGGGATTATCTATGGTGATGATTCCAATTGTTATCATTTTGTTGTCCATAACGCTCTTGCAAGGTGTTACTATAGATGGCGCAAATGCTAGTAGATGGATACAGATACCAGTTGTAGGTATGTCTTTTCAAACATCTACACTCGCATTTGTGGTATTAATGGTTTATGTTGCACGGTATCTATCTAAGGTTCAAGATAGGGAGGTAACATTTAAAGAATCGATCTTACCCTTGTGGTTACCTGTCTTTTTAGTTCTAATCCTAATTCTTCCTGCGAATTTCTCCACGACTGCCATAATGTTTTTCATGGTAATGACTTTATGCTTTTTGGGAGGGTATCCAATTAAATATTTATTACTGATCCTATTGTCTGGGATAATTGCTTTTGCACTTTTCATTTTAGTGGCTAAATCATTTCCTGAGGTAATGCCAAACCGTATCGATACTTGGATGAGTAGGATTGATAATTTTGCGAATGGCGAAGATACCGAGGCTGATTACCAAATTGAAAGAGCAAAAATTGCAATCGCATCAGGAGGTATACAAGGAATGGGTCCCGGAAAAAGCATTCAAAAAAACTTTTTACCACAATCAGCTTCAGACTTCATTTTTGCAATAATTATAGAAGAGTATGGCTTAATCGGAGGAACCTTTTTGTTGGTACTTTATAGCTGGTTGCTTTTCAGGATTATCATTATAGCCCAAAAAGCAGATACTGTTTTCGGTAAATTATTGGTTTTGGGAGTTGGTCTTCCGATAGTGTTTCAAGCTTTGATAAATATGGCGGTAGCAGTGGAGTTGTTTCCTGTTACCGGTCAAACTTTACCATTAATAAGTAGCGGGGGAACATCTATTTGGATGACCTGTTTGGCCATTGGCATTATTTTAAGTGTAAGCGCTAAGCGTGAAGAAATGTTGGAACGTGAAGATTTTGAAAACAGCCCATTAAAAATATTAAGTGAAACCATTTAG
- the murG gene encoding undecaprenyldiphospho-muramoylpentapeptide beta-N-acetylglucosaminyltransferase: MKTEKTYRFMISGGGTGGHIFPALAIANELKSRYPNAEFLFVGAKDRMEMEKVPSAGYAIEGLWISGIQRKLTFNNLLFPLKLMASMLRARKLIQQFKPNVVIGTGGFASGPLLYMAEKAGLPCLIQEQNSFPGITNKWLSKRAKTICVAYKGLERFFPAEKIVLTGNPIRKELLAGIENKVAAKDQLGVKHGRHTVLILGGSLGARRINQLIESRLEFFDDNKVELIWQCGSLYYSDYRRYNSMEHVQVHAFLDNMNVAYAAADIIISRAGASSVSELCVVGKPVVFIPSPNVAEDHQTKNAKAIADEGSALLIKETDLEENFDVEFSNLLGSKQKQEQLSEHIKKLAKPNATQEIVNEIEKLIQTKG, translated from the coding sequence TTGAAGACTGAAAAGACATATAGGTTTATGATATCCGGAGGCGGAACGGGAGGGCATATATTTCCTGCCTTGGCAATTGCTAACGAATTAAAATCTCGATACCCAAATGCTGAATTTCTTTTTGTGGGTGCCAAAGACAGAATGGAGATGGAAAAGGTCCCATCCGCAGGGTATGCAATAGAAGGTTTGTGGATCTCTGGAATACAGCGAAAATTAACCTTTAATAATCTCTTATTTCCGCTCAAATTGATGGCCTCTATGCTCCGTGCAAGAAAGCTTATACAGCAATTTAAACCAAATGTTGTAATAGGTACAGGGGGTTTTGCTAGCGGCCCACTTTTATATATGGCAGAAAAAGCAGGTTTGCCCTGTTTGATTCAGGAACAAAATTCTTTTCCAGGTATAACCAATAAGTGGTTGTCAAAAAGGGCAAAAACAATATGTGTCGCTTATAAAGGACTAGAAAGATTCTTCCCCGCTGAAAAAATAGTTCTCACAGGTAATCCTATCAGAAAGGAATTGCTTGCGGGTATTGAAAATAAGGTTGCCGCTAAAGATCAATTGGGAGTTAAGCATGGGAGGCATACTGTCCTAATTCTAGGTGGTAGTTTAGGTGCCCGAAGAATCAATCAATTAATCGAGTCTAGACTTGAATTTTTTGATGATAATAAGGTTGAGCTTATTTGGCAATGTGGATCCTTGTATTATTCAGATTATAGAAGATATAATTCTATGGAACATGTTCAGGTGCATGCATTTTTAGATAACATGAATGTTGCGTATGCTGCAGCAGATATTATAATTAGTCGGGCAGGTGCAAGTTCTGTTTCAGAGTTATGTGTGGTAGGTAAACCGGTAGTGTTTATCCCCTCGCCAAATGTTGCCGAGGACCATCAAACAAAAAACGCTAAGGCAATTGCTGATGAAGGGAGTGCCTTACTAATAAAGGAGACAGATTTAGAGGAGAATTTTGATGTTGAATTTTCCAATTTACTAGGATCTAAACAAAAGCAAGAACAGTTATCTGAACATATTAAAAAGTTAGCGAAACCAAATGCTACTCAAGAAATAGTAAACGAGATTGAAAAATTAATTCAAACGAAGGGGTGA
- the murC gene encoding UDP-N-acetylmuramate--L-alanine ligase yields MISKYSHIYFIGIGGIGMSALAQYFFHEGKVIGGYDRTQTDITKGLEKMGMVLNYEESKTAIPNSFLNQDNVLIIYTPAIKRGNQQLDYFFDNGFKVIKRSQALGEITQNTFCFAVAGTHGKTTTSSILAHLLYECNVPVSAFLGGVTVNYSSNYFSNGTGVSVVEADEFDRSFLTLNPDYACITSMDADHLDIYGEKSELELSFKDFAGKVPDNGKLFVRSGLPLSGITYGVDDSSIYSSENIRMEEGGYVFDLRMPHSIIKDIKFNLPGRHNVSNATVALAMAAEYGCPPEQLAKALASYKGVVRRFNYRIKTNELVVIDDYAHHPTEIKAVLEAVKEFYPERKNLVVFQPHLYSRTRDFGDEFALVLSCFDEVILLDIYPARELPIQEITSGWLLEKISIENKSLVSKDNLLNKIKSSDASVIALLGAGDIGEEVSKIVNGLKVEN; encoded by the coding sequence GTGATAAGTAAATATTCACATATTTATTTTATTGGCATCGGGGGTATTGGTATGAGCGCCTTGGCTCAATATTTTTTCCATGAAGGAAAGGTAATAGGAGGGTATGACAGGACACAGACTGATATTACCAAGGGCTTAGAAAAAATGGGTATGGTTTTAAATTATGAAGAAAGTAAAACAGCGATTCCCAATAGTTTTTTAAATCAAGACAATGTCCTGATTATTTATACGCCTGCTATTAAACGCGGAAATCAACAATTAGATTATTTTTTCGATAATGGATTCAAGGTTATAAAACGTTCCCAAGCCCTTGGTGAGATTACTCAGAATACATTCTGTTTTGCGGTTGCAGGGACTCATGGTAAGACAACAACCTCTAGCATTTTGGCCCATTTGCTTTATGAATGTAATGTCCCGGTTTCAGCATTTTTAGGGGGTGTTACAGTTAACTACAGTTCCAATTATTTTAGCAATGGAACTGGGGTTTCAGTTGTCGAGGCGGATGAATTCGATCGTTCTTTTCTAACTCTTAATCCCGATTATGCGTGCATTACTTCAATGGATGCAGACCATTTAGATATTTATGGGGAAAAGTCGGAATTGGAACTATCATTTAAGGATTTCGCGGGGAAAGTTCCAGATAACGGAAAGCTTTTTGTTAGAAGTGGTTTGCCCTTAAGTGGAATAACCTATGGGGTCGATGATTCTTCAATTTATAGTTCGGAAAATATTAGAATGGAAGAAGGTGGTTATGTATTCGATTTACGAATGCCACATTCTATAATTAAAGATATCAAATTTAACCTACCTGGTAGACACAATGTGTCGAATGCTACGGTGGCTTTGGCGATGGCTGCGGAGTATGGTTGCCCTCCCGAACAGCTCGCCAAAGCCCTGGCATCCTATAAAGGTGTGGTTAGACGATTTAACTACAGGATTAAGACGAATGAACTTGTTGTAATTGATGACTATGCCCATCATCCAACCGAAATTAAGGCTGTTTTAGAGGCGGTTAAAGAATTTTATCCTGAAAGGAAAAATTTGGTGGTTTTTCAGCCACATTTATATAGCAGAACACGGGATTTTGGAGATGAATTTGCTCTGGTCCTAAGTTGTTTTGATGAGGTGATTTTGCTTGATATTTATCCAGCAAGAGAATTGCCAATACAGGAAATTACTTCAGGATGGTTGCTGGAAAAAATATCTATAGAAAACAAGTCATTGGTTTCAAAAGACAATCTTTTAAATAAAATTAAGTCTTCCGATGCCAGTGTTATAGCGCTTTTAGGTGCGGGCGATATCGGGGAAGAAGTAAGTAAAATTGTAAATGGTTTAAAAGTTGAAAATTAA
- a CDS encoding cell division protein FtsQ/DivIB: MKIKLRHIKLVVVLILVVGLYSFSKVRNENRHTKEVQVKFLGDNNLFITEQNVSKLLIQNQKSLTDKPKDIIDLNELEGALNANPMIKEAQVFISLDGVITAEIEQKKPIARVSTNASYYIDDQGSYMPLSSNFSARVPLVTGKIYKNDLKAVYDMAKRIQEDEFLLQHVTQIHQNEDRSLDLYFRLQDFKVELGQAELLDKKINNLKAFYKKALKDNTLRNYSVVNLRFDKQVICTKK; encoded by the coding sequence TTGAAAATTAAACTTCGACATATAAAATTGGTTGTGGTACTGATTTTGGTTGTAGGCTTGTATTCATTTTCCAAGGTTAGGAATGAAAACCGACATACAAAAGAAGTTCAAGTAAAGTTTTTAGGCGATAACAACCTGTTTATTACGGAACAAAATGTTAGTAAATTGTTAATACAAAATCAAAAGAGCCTTACAGATAAGCCTAAAGATATTATAGATTTGAACGAGTTAGAAGGTGCACTGAATGCTAACCCGATGATTAAAGAGGCTCAGGTGTTTATAAGTCTCGATGGTGTCATCACAGCAGAAATTGAGCAGAAAAAACCTATTGCCCGAGTCAGCACAAACGCTTCCTATTATATAGACGACCAAGGCTCCTATATGCCATTATCGTCAAATTTTTCAGCACGGGTGCCGTTGGTGACAGGGAAAATTTATAAAAATGATTTAAAGGCCGTTTATGATATGGCCAAAAGAATACAGGAAGATGAGTTTTTGCTACAACATGTAACACAAATTCATCAAAATGAAGATAGAAGTTTAGATCTGTATTTCAGATTACAGGATTTTAAAGTTGAGTTGGGGCAAGCTGAACTTTTGGATAAGAAAATCAATAATCTGAAGGCGTTTTATAAAAAAGCATTAAAGGATAACACCTTAAGGAATTATAGTGTAGTTAATTTGAGATTTGACAAACAAGTCATCTGCACCAAAAAATAA